The following proteins come from a genomic window of Brevibacillus antibioticus:
- a CDS encoding alpha/beta fold hydrolase, protein MERFNQVDYPDFLQIADVLTERITGAQKVILPDSAHIPPMDQPEVFNKLVLEFLAQSTVRSS, encoded by the coding sequence GTGGAACGATTCAATCAAGTGGATTATCCCGATTTTTTACAGATCGCTGATGTATTGACCGAACGGATTACAGGCGCACAAAAAGTCATCCTGCCTGACTCAGCGCATATCCCACCGATGGATCAACCAGAGGTATTCAACAAACTCGTCCTGGAATTCCTCGCACAAAGTACTGTAAGATCATCCTAA
- a CDS encoding xanthine phosphoribosyltransferase: MKELQERIVQDGKVLSASVLKVDAFLNHQVDPQLTMKIGQRFAELFAGEKITKVVTIEASGIHFAMATSFALGVPFIYAKKKKAVTLTEEVYSAPVHSFTRQETYQISVSRQYLSKEDRVLIVDDFLATGAALVGLTNILKDAGAHLVGVGAVIEKSFQEGRGLLEQAGVRIESLARIESMSPEGIHFIEEEPARV; encoded by the coding sequence ATGAAAGAATTACAAGAGCGCATCGTACAGGACGGCAAAGTACTGTCGGCATCCGTTTTGAAGGTGGATGCGTTTTTGAACCACCAGGTAGATCCACAATTGACGATGAAGATCGGACAGCGCTTTGCCGAGCTGTTTGCTGGTGAAAAAATCACAAAAGTCGTGACGATTGAGGCAAGTGGCATTCATTTTGCTATGGCGACTTCCTTTGCGTTGGGTGTTCCCTTTATCTACGCGAAAAAGAAAAAAGCTGTCACGTTGACAGAGGAAGTATACTCTGCTCCTGTTCATTCCTTTACCCGTCAAGAAACGTATCAAATCAGTGTTTCCCGTCAGTATTTGTCCAAAGAAGACCGCGTATTGATTGTCGATGACTTCCTGGCTACGGGAGCTGCTCTAGTGGGACTTACGAATATTCTCAAAGATGCAGGAGCTCATCTCGTCGGGGTTGGTGCTGTGATTGAAAAAAGCTTCCAGGAAGGCCGTGGTCTCTTGGAGCAAGCTGGCGTACGAATCGAATCATTGGCACGTATTGAATCAATGTCACCAGAAGGCATTCACTTTATTGAAGAAGAGCCTGCACGCGTATAA
- a CDS encoding alpha/beta fold hydrolase: MIHGFNLDTRLWDDQLQAFAQTYKVVRFDIRGFGKTLATDVPYTLYDDVKAVLQGLGIEKAHVAGLSFGGMVALEFALASGRIRLVWSSKK, encoded by the coding sequence TTGATCCACGGCTTCAATCTGGATACAAGGCTATGGGATGACCAGCTGCAAGCATTTGCACAGACGTATAAGGTCGTTCGCTTTGATATCCGCGGGTTCGGTAAAACACTGGCGACTGACGTTCCTTATACCTTGTACGACGATGTGAAAGCGGTTCTGCAAGGGCTTGGTATCGAAAAAGCGCATGTGGCTGGGCTTTCGTTTGGGGGAATGGTCGCGCTGGAGTTCGCACTTGCTTCTGGTCGCATCCGGCTTGTTTGGTCATCCAAGAAGTGA
- a CDS encoding copper resistance protein CopC: MTDNIRHYAVVFLLAFLLVLTTGMTTAYAHAGLMGSFPQDGEVLKANPGKISALFTETLEPDLVNVRLFDWNGKEIKVERPTLQPGDASQLNVNLPSDLAWGTYSVIVSVVSEDGHPIEERLTFSIGQKSAFVVPPSEQKADSSYLIMYRYLAQGIILVGGGLYLVAWRAQRHGLPSLAQLIGIGRQIGWSLAIIGLIFLWFLYDESLTAVSLTQALWQMDGNLLSQSPFAIMLLVSFALLLLMAIPNMVSGWYVGIWVLVISAQAFGGHAWGIAPVWLSILLRLLHVLTVAVWMGALVYLLLTVKVAERGQESFKRFFLQTVAVAAVLAVVTGVVMLIVQTDVMNIFQSATAWSYLLYGKIASVCLMLLLAFRQTRRWRTKNSLQPAYLRWEIVFGIIAVLAGLWMSQINYPTATTNNQAMIQTDSN, encoded by the coding sequence GTGACAGATAACATTAGACATTATGCGGTTGTGTTTTTGCTCGCCTTTTTACTTGTACTGACAACGGGTATGACAACTGCTTACGCCCATGCTGGCTTAATGGGCAGCTTCCCACAAGATGGTGAGGTACTGAAGGCGAATCCAGGAAAAATATCTGCGTTGTTTACCGAAACATTGGAGCCCGATCTAGTTAACGTGCGTTTATTTGACTGGAATGGCAAGGAAATAAAAGTGGAGCGGCCGACATTGCAGCCGGGTGATGCCTCGCAGTTGAATGTAAATCTGCCGAGCGATTTGGCTTGGGGGACGTATTCGGTTATCGTGTCTGTCGTTTCCGAGGACGGGCATCCGATCGAAGAGAGGCTCACGTTTTCCATCGGACAAAAAAGTGCGTTCGTGGTTCCTCCGAGTGAGCAAAAAGCAGATTCAAGCTACTTGATTATGTACCGCTATTTGGCGCAAGGAATTATTCTCGTCGGTGGCGGCTTGTATCTGGTAGCGTGGAGAGCACAGCGTCATGGCTTGCCTTCGCTTGCCCAGCTCATCGGGATTGGCAGACAAATCGGATGGAGTTTGGCGATCATCGGACTTATATTTTTGTGGTTCTTGTATGACGAATCGTTAACCGCTGTTTCACTTACACAAGCACTGTGGCAGATGGACGGGAACTTGCTCAGTCAGTCTCCGTTTGCGATCATGCTGCTGGTATCTTTTGCACTACTGTTATTGATGGCGATCCCCAATATGGTGTCCGGCTGGTATGTGGGAATCTGGGTTCTCGTGATCAGCGCGCAAGCTTTTGGTGGTCATGCATGGGGCATTGCTCCTGTCTGGCTGTCCATTTTGCTGAGACTGTTGCATGTATTGACGGTCGCCGTGTGGATGGGGGCACTTGTCTACTTGTTACTTACAGTCAAAGTGGCTGAAAGAGGACAGGAGTCGTTCAAGAGGTTCTTTTTGCAGACAGTTGCTGTGGCGGCAGTGCTTGCTGTCGTGACGGGTGTTGTCATGCTCATCGTGCAGACGGATGTCATGAATATTTTCCAGAGTGCAACAGCATGGAGCTATCTGTTATACGGAAAAATAGCAAGTGTCTGCCTCATGCTTCTGCTGGCCTTCAGGCAAACGAGACGCTGGCGGACGAAAAATTCTTTGCAGCCCGCTTACTTGCGTTGGGAAATCGTATTCGGTATTATTGCTGTTCTGGCAGGACTTTGGATGAGCCAGATCAACTATCCGACTGCTACGACAAATAATCAGGCCATGATTCAAACAGATTCAAACTAG
- a CDS encoding WYL domain-containing protein, giving the protein MMILELRRYAARQQAVEIIYLKKDGEASRRTIRVVHIDENKGSLKAYCYMRKAYRVFVLDNILAIAPVSGHFAG; this is encoded by the coding sequence ATGATGATTCTGGAGTTGAGAAGGTACGCAGCCCGGCAGCAAGCAGTGGAGATTATCTATTTGAAGAAAGATGGAGAGGCTAGCAGGCGTACGATTCGTGTGGTGCATATCGATGAGAACAAAGGGAGCTTGAAAGCATATTGCTATATGAGGAAGGCGTATCGTGTATTTGTGTTGGATAACATTTTGGCGATCGCACCTGTGTCTGGACATTTTGCCGGATGA
- the rsgA gene encoding ribosome small subunit-dependent GTPase A, which produces MNQLTNQQVLQSMGWNEHFANHFDLYAEQGYSVGRITLEHKRIYRLWSEHGELLGEVTGKLRYEAIGREDFPAVGDWVVISARPEEKKASIHGLLPRKSKFSRKVAGDTVEEQIVAANVDTVFLVNSLNNDLNLRRIERYLILAWESGANPVIVLSKADLCDDLDACMAEIESVAIGVPVHVVSAEQGEGLDLLAPYLGEGQTIALMGSSGVGKSTLINKLSGAERQKVSGVREGDDRGRHTTTHRELFRLPSGALMIDTPGMRELQLWEADEGFRGAFDDVESIAETCRFNDCKHMREPGCAVQVAINDGSLEKARFDSYLKLQRELAHLARKEEARLAAAERDKWKKINAQTRQKKPKR; this is translated from the coding sequence GTGAATCAACTAACCAATCAACAAGTATTGCAATCTATGGGCTGGAATGAGCATTTTGCTAATCATTTTGACCTTTATGCCGAGCAAGGTTACAGTGTGGGACGTATCACACTCGAACATAAACGTATTTATCGTCTGTGGAGTGAGCATGGCGAGCTCCTAGGCGAGGTAACGGGCAAGCTTCGTTATGAAGCCATCGGACGAGAAGATTTTCCGGCTGTCGGCGACTGGGTAGTGATCAGTGCCCGCCCAGAGGAAAAGAAAGCCTCCATCCACGGACTTCTTCCACGTAAGAGCAAGTTTTCTCGCAAGGTAGCTGGGGATACAGTGGAAGAGCAGATTGTGGCCGCGAACGTCGATACCGTTTTCCTCGTGAATTCCTTAAATAATGATTTGAATCTGCGGAGGATAGAACGCTATCTCATTCTTGCGTGGGAGAGTGGAGCCAATCCGGTGATTGTGCTTTCCAAAGCAGATTTGTGTGACGATCTGGATGCATGCATGGCAGAGATAGAATCGGTTGCGATCGGAGTACCTGTTCACGTAGTCAGTGCTGAGCAGGGAGAAGGACTGGATCTGCTCGCACCGTATTTGGGCGAGGGTCAGACGATTGCCTTGATGGGTTCCTCTGGTGTTGGCAAATCCACGTTGATCAATAAATTGAGCGGAGCGGAGAGGCAAAAAGTCAGTGGCGTGCGTGAAGGTGATGACCGTGGCCGCCATACGACGACACATCGCGAATTGTTCCGATTGCCGAGTGGTGCTCTGATGATCGATACACCGGGTATGAGGGAGCTGCAACTCTGGGAAGCAGATGAAGGCTTCCGCGGTGCTTTTGACGATGTCGAGTCTATAGCGGAAACATGCCGTTTCAATGATTGCAAGCATATGCGCGAGCCTGGCTGTGCTGTTCAGGTTGCGATCAATGATGGATCATTGGAAAAGGCACGCTTTGACAGTTACCTGAAGCTTCAACGTGAATTGGCACATCTGGCACGAAAAGAAGAAGCAAGGCTTGCAGCCGCTGAAAGAGATAAATGGAAGAAGATCAACGCTCAAACGCGGCAGAAAAAACCGAAGAGATAA
- a CDS encoding MFS transporter — MFMNATKVYTIKSFLTSLANTTMFTTYALYYIVTLGFNPFELLLIGTVLELSVLVFEGITGVVADTYSRRRSVIIGMFLLGIGFAMQGIVPVLDAWVPLFSIFGLVLFSQVVSGFGYTFISGADTAWIVDEVGEEKIGTIFMKAKRYSLFGNLLGIALSVALASLAPNLPYLIGGLMYLGLGVFLILFMKETGFVPREREQGASHVKEMIQTWTSGAKVIRSQPILMLILFVTLFTGAASEGYDRLWEAHLIAEIGFPQLAAISLPMWFGIIAALASLLGLIVVGVVEKRLDVNNERVVLVGMFTLTGLKIAAMIAFAFSPSFSWALVALLLIGVIQSLSSPLYDTWLNLNIQSSVRATVLSMMGQSNALGQTAGGPAVGWIGTRFSIRASLVAAAILLAPILIVFGRALRKR, encoded by the coding sequence ATGTTCATGAATGCGACAAAAGTATATACGATCAAAAGTTTTTTGACTTCCCTCGCCAATACGACCATGTTCACGACTTATGCGCTTTACTATATTGTGACACTGGGTTTTAACCCGTTTGAATTGCTTTTGATCGGGACGGTATTGGAGTTATCTGTGTTGGTGTTTGAAGGGATAACAGGAGTCGTTGCGGATACGTACAGTCGCCGTCGCTCCGTCATTATCGGGATGTTTTTGCTGGGTATCGGATTTGCAATGCAGGGGATCGTTCCCGTGCTTGATGCTTGGGTGCCGTTGTTTTCTATTTTCGGCTTGGTGCTGTTTTCGCAAGTAGTCAGTGGCTTCGGGTATACGTTTATCAGTGGAGCGGATACTGCATGGATTGTGGATGAGGTCGGAGAAGAGAAGATCGGTACGATTTTCATGAAGGCCAAGCGTTACTCCTTGTTTGGGAATCTGCTCGGGATTGCACTTAGTGTGGCGTTAGCATCACTCGCTCCTAATTTGCCTTACCTCATAGGCGGCCTCATGTATCTGGGGCTTGGTGTCTTTCTGATTCTGTTCATGAAGGAGACCGGTTTTGTTCCACGTGAGCGTGAGCAAGGTGCTTCCCACGTAAAGGAAATGATACAGACGTGGACTTCGGGTGCCAAAGTGATTCGCAGTCAGCCGATTCTCATGTTGATCTTGTTTGTGACGCTATTTACGGGTGCAGCTTCTGAAGGGTATGACCGTTTGTGGGAAGCGCATTTGATCGCTGAAATTGGCTTTCCGCAGCTCGCTGCTATTTCGCTGCCCATGTGGTTCGGGATCATTGCCGCACTCGCAAGCTTACTCGGTCTCATCGTCGTAGGCGTTGTGGAAAAAAGGCTGGATGTGAACAATGAGCGGGTTGTCCTTGTGGGCATGTTTACGCTGACAGGGCTCAAAATTGCAGCGATGATTGCTTTTGCCTTTTCCCCTAGCTTTAGCTGGGCATTAGTAGCATTGCTGTTGATCGGTGTGATCCAGTCATTAAGCAGTCCGCTGTATGATACGTGGCTGAATCTAAATATTCAGAGCAGTGTGCGAGCGACGGTTTTGTCGATGATGGGCCAATCCAATGCCTTGGGACAAACGGCGGGTGGGCCGGCTGTCGGATGGATTGGGACTCGTTTTTCGATTCGCGCTTCGCTAGTTGCGGCGGCCATCTTGTTGGCACCGATTCTGATTGTGTTTGGCCGTGCGCTTAGAAAGCGCTGA
- a CDS encoding YcnI family protein yields the protein MKMTKWMSSVLVAGAVLTLATAAQAHVNVYPKETTTGSYEKYAVRVPVEKDVNTTKVKLEFPAGVKVNTVQPIPGWTYEFEKDKDGVNTALVWTATEGGIKAHEFQEFTFVGANPKEEGQLAWKAYQTYANGEVVEWTGDKDSKTPASVTTIKAGVGEAGHEHGQEQKPATAPAGEAAGAGSNNTLPLVLSGLALLISIVSLFRKKA from the coding sequence ATGAAAATGACAAAATGGATGAGCAGTGTACTGGTAGCCGGTGCAGTTTTGACGTTGGCGACAGCAGCACAAGCACATGTGAACGTATATCCGAAAGAGACTACTACAGGCTCCTATGAAAAATACGCAGTGCGTGTCCCAGTAGAAAAAGACGTCAATACGACAAAAGTGAAGCTGGAATTCCCGGCAGGTGTGAAGGTAAATACTGTACAACCGATTCCGGGCTGGACCTACGAGTTCGAAAAAGATAAAGACGGTGTGAACACAGCGCTTGTGTGGACAGCCACAGAAGGCGGAATCAAGGCGCATGAGTTCCAAGAGTTCACGTTTGTCGGGGCAAACCCGAAAGAAGAGGGCCAATTGGCTTGGAAGGCTTATCAGACCTATGCAAATGGTGAGGTTGTGGAATGGACAGGGGACAAGGATTCTAAAACGCCAGCGTCTGTCACTACCATTAAGGCTGGTGTAGGCGAAGCAGGGCATGAGCATGGACAAGAACAAAAGCCGGCCACTGCTCCTGCTGGGGAAGCGGCTGGTGCAGGCAGCAACAATACCTTGCCATTGGTACTTTCTGGTTTGGCGTTGCTGATCTCCATCGTTAGCCTGTTTAGAAAAAAAGCGTAA